The following coding sequences lie in one Paenibacillus durus ATCC 35681 genomic window:
- a CDS encoding MurR/RpiR family transcriptional regulator has translation MGLDISKLVDKYQLNQTEEKILVYIIDNIENVKEIEVRGIAKEFYTSTTTIMNLAKKMGHSGFLDMYYHLNFTLKDKKSQFSGEKNNQFYGVDLEQLLSLIDHHKIEEFVNLLLENKNEIIYTWGGGFSAPITEYITRKLIVLGFKCIYSEPIESYDVNPIQAKLFINVSKSGETDSLLKMSHSAKKNGIKIISFTGDSENSLSKLSDINLKIVDMNAMDDRNKSASSFYPNVLMLFEFLIGEYLEKIKKDSDKN, from the coding sequence ATGGGTTTAGATATCAGCAAGCTGGTAGATAAATATCAGTTGAATCAAACGGAAGAAAAAATATTAGTATATATCATCGACAATATAGAGAATGTGAAAGAAATAGAGGTAAGAGGCATCGCAAAGGAATTTTATACATCTACAACGACAATAATGAATTTAGCGAAAAAAATGGGTCATTCCGGCTTTCTGGATATGTATTATCATCTTAATTTTACATTGAAGGATAAAAAGTCTCAATTTTCCGGCGAAAAAAATAATCAATTCTACGGTGTTGACCTGGAACAATTATTATCATTAATAGATCATCATAAAATAGAGGAATTTGTAAACTTGTTGCTGGAAAACAAAAATGAAATTATTTACACTTGGGGAGGTGGATTCTCTGCACCTATTACGGAATATATAACCAGAAAATTAATCGTTCTTGGATTTAAATGTATCTATTCCGAACCCATTGAAAGCTATGATGTAAACCCTATTCAGGCAAAATTGTTTATCAATGTTTCCAAATCCGGTGAAACGGATTCTTTGCTGAAAATGTCGCATTCGGCAAAGAAAAATGGAATTAAAATTATTTCATTTACAGGAGACTCGGAAAATTCTTTATCCAAACTATCGGATATAAATTTAAAAATAGTGGATATGAATGCGATGGATGACCGTAATAAGTCAGCCTCTTCCTTCTATCCGAATGTACTGATGTTATTTGAGTTTTTGATTGGTGAATATTTGGAGAAAATAAAGAAAGACTCTGATAAAAATTGA
- a CDS encoding 6-phospho-alpha-glucosidase: protein MSKKFTVTIAGGGSTFTPGIVLMLLDNLDKFPIGTLKFYDNDKERQDVIAGACEVILKEQAPDIEFVATVEPEEAFTGIDFVMAHIRVGKYAMRELDEKIPLKYGVLGQETCGPGGIAYGMRSIGGVIEILDYMEKYSPNAWMLNYSNPASIVAEATRRLRPDSRILNICDMPIGIEARMAEISGLESRKEMTVRYYGLNHFGWWTDVRDKDGNDLMPKIKEHVAKHGYVVSVGDSQHTEASWNDTFAKAKDVYAVDPDTFPNTYLKYYLFQDDIVQHSNKEYTRANEVMDGREKFVFGEARKIIEQQSTEGCGLHIDEHATYIVDLARAIAFNTKERMLMIVENNGAIANFDPTAMVEIPCLLGSNGPEPLAMGKIPQFQKGLMEQQVSAEKLVVEAWIEKSYQKLWQAITLSKTVPSAFVAKQILDDLVEANKDFWPELK from the coding sequence ATGAGTAAAAAGTTTACTGTAACAATCGCGGGCGGAGGAAGCACATTTACACCGGGTATCGTCTTAATGCTGTTGGATAATCTGGACAAATTTCCTATTGGAACACTAAAGTTTTATGATAACGATAAGGAAAGACAAGATGTCATAGCCGGAGCATGCGAGGTTATTTTAAAAGAACAAGCGCCGGACATTGAATTTGTCGCGACCGTGGAACCGGAAGAAGCCTTCACAGGTATTGATTTTGTTATGGCTCATATCCGGGTCGGCAAGTACGCAATGCGCGAATTGGATGAAAAAATTCCTTTAAAATACGGTGTGCTGGGTCAAGAAACCTGCGGCCCCGGTGGAATTGCTTATGGAATGAGATCCATTGGCGGAGTCATTGAAATCCTTGATTACATGGAAAAATACTCGCCAAATGCATGGATGCTTAATTACTCGAACCCGGCGTCAATCGTTGCCGAAGCGACCCGCAGATTGAGACCGGATTCCAGGATTTTGAACATTTGCGATATGCCGATCGGTATTGAAGCGCGGATGGCTGAGATTTCAGGATTAGAGTCCAGAAAAGAGATGACCGTCCGTTATTATGGACTGAATCATTTTGGCTGGTGGACGGATGTTCGCGATAAAGACGGAAATGATTTAATGCCGAAAATCAAAGAGCATGTCGCAAAACATGGCTATGTTGTTTCGGTTGGAGACAGCCAGCACACGGAAGCAAGCTGGAACGATACCTTCGCTAAAGCCAAAGATGTGTATGCTGTGGACCCGGACACATTTCCTAACACCTATCTAAAGTACTATTTATTCCAGGATGATATTGTTCAGCATTCTAACAAAGAATATACACGAGCAAATGAAGTCATGGATGGAAGAGAAAAGTTTGTATTTGGCGAAGCCAGAAAAATTATCGAACAGCAATCTACAGAAGGCTGCGGATTGCATATTGATGAACATGCTACCTATATTGTTGACCTTGCAAGAGCCATTGCCTTTAATACGAAAGAAAGAATGCTGATGATTGTTGAGAATAACGGGGCAATTGCCAATTTTGACCCTACGGCAATGGTTGAGATTCCTTGTCTTCTTGGCAGCAACGGACCGGAACCGCTGGCTATGGGTAAGATTCCTCAATTCCAAAAAGGGCTTATGGAGCAGCAAGTTTCAGCAGAAAAATTAGTGGTCGAAGCCTGGATCGAAAAATCCTATCAAAAGCTGTGGCAGGCCATTACCCTTTCCAAAACAGTACCCAGCGCATTCGTCGCGAAACAGATATTGGATGATCTGGTCGAGGCCAACAAAGACTTCTGGCCTGAATTGAAATAA
- a CDS encoding PTS transporter subunit EIIC encodes MKDKVVNGMQIFAKAIVVPVLFLPIVGLLLAFTSILGNPMIVGEGSSLINVGKFMASGVWPILTNLGIVFCVGIAMGIAKEKKAEAALIALLSYLTFLGANNEWLKLTGKLIKYTNPSELQGTGQTIVLGFQIIDMGVFLGMILGVVVALVHNKFCNKELPGAISLYGNTKLVYIVLVPILIVLAVVFSYVWPFAANGIRATANFINFSGSIGVFLYGFLNRFLIPTGLHHLIYTPFLYSNMGGELTLNGNTYFGAYNIFFGQITDPSVKLFDPSAKFLQYGMVKVFGLVGAALAFYKTAKPEKKKTLKALLIPAVATSFLVGITEPIEFTFLFVAPFLWVVHSALDGIFEVITVLSGVRTNGMGGIIEFLTFNLPAGIGRTRWPIFVGIGLVQLATYYAVFTFIIKKFNLKTPGREDDEVEVKLFTKKDYKEKMSQTSGETAIAAGQDTDLAATIVEALGGRGNIETVDNCFSRLRIKVTDAGIVDELGLKGTGASGVIKNGENIQVVYGPKVNGVRNAVDKYLAG; translated from the coding sequence GTGAAGGATAAAGTTGTAAACGGTATGCAGATTTTTGCAAAAGCGATTGTTGTTCCGGTTTTGTTTTTGCCGATCGTCGGTCTATTATTGGCATTTACATCCATCTTGGGCAATCCAATGATTGTTGGAGAAGGCAGTTCCTTAATCAATGTCGGCAAGTTCATGGCCAGCGGGGTTTGGCCTATTTTAACCAACTTGGGAATTGTCTTCTGCGTAGGCATCGCGATGGGAATAGCGAAAGAAAAGAAAGCGGAAGCGGCACTAATAGCTCTATTGTCATACTTGACATTTCTGGGTGCTAACAACGAGTGGCTTAAGTTAACGGGAAAATTAATCAAATATACAAATCCCTCTGAATTGCAGGGAACCGGGCAAACCATCGTATTAGGCTTTCAAATCATTGATATGGGTGTTTTCCTTGGAATGATCCTCGGGGTCGTCGTAGCGCTTGTCCATAACAAGTTTTGCAATAAAGAGTTGCCGGGAGCAATTTCATTGTATGGCAACACCAAGCTGGTATATATCGTTTTAGTTCCGATTTTAATCGTACTGGCTGTTGTGTTCAGTTATGTTTGGCCATTTGCTGCCAACGGTATTAGGGCAACAGCAAATTTCATTAACTTTTCAGGTTCGATAGGCGTGTTTTTATACGGATTTTTAAACAGATTTCTCATACCTACAGGATTGCATCATCTCATCTATACACCGTTCCTCTATTCTAACATGGGTGGCGAATTGACTTTAAACGGAAATACGTATTTTGGCGCTTATAATATATTCTTTGGGCAAATAACAGATCCGTCTGTCAAGCTGTTTGACCCATCCGCAAAGTTCCTGCAATACGGTATGGTTAAAGTTTTCGGTTTGGTAGGGGCGGCTCTGGCCTTTTATAAAACAGCGAAACCGGAAAAAAAGAAGACGTTAAAAGCCCTTTTAATACCGGCGGTAGCCACTTCATTTTTGGTCGGCATAACAGAACCTATCGAATTTACATTCTTGTTTGTGGCGCCGTTTCTATGGGTAGTTCACTCGGCGTTGGACGGCATATTTGAGGTTATTACCGTACTCTCGGGGGTTCGAACTAATGGAATGGGCGGAATCATAGAATTCCTGACTTTTAATTTGCCTGCAGGAATCGGCAGAACAAGATGGCCTATCTTTGTTGGCATAGGACTTGTTCAGTTGGCGACATATTACGCTGTATTCACCTTTATAATTAAAAAATTTAACCTCAAGACCCCTGGCCGGGAAGATGATGAGGTTGAGGTGAAACTGTTCACCAAAAAAGATTACAAAGAAAAAATGAGCCAAACATCCGGTGAGACAGCTATAGCCGCAGGCCAAGATACCGATTTAGCTGCCACTATTGTGGAAGCCCTCGGAGGCAGGGGAAATATTGAAACCGTTGACAACTGCTTCTCTCGATTGAGGATCAAGGTAACAGATGCAGGGATCGTAGATGAACTGGGTTTAAAAGGTACAGGAGCTTCAGGCGTTATTAAAAACGGCGAAAATATTCAAGTCGTCTATGGGCCTAAAGTCAATGGGGTCAGAAATGCCGTTGATAAATATCTTGCAGGTTAA
- a CDS encoding helix-turn-helix domain-containing protein — MKGNEHHSKFLLTHREREVFELLVQDKTTRDIAGLLFISEKTVRNHISNVMQKLNVKGRSQAVVELIKLGELKI, encoded by the coding sequence ATGAAGGGGAACGAGCATCACAGCAAATTCTTGTTAACGCATCGTGAACGTGAAGTATTCGAACTTCTTGTTCAGGACAAAACGACACGCGATATCGCCGGGTTATTATTCATCAGCGAGAAGACGGTTCGCAACCACATCTCCAATGTTATGCAAAAATTGAATGTAAAAGGCCGTTCGCAAGCGGTTGTCGAGCTGATCAAGCTTGGGGAGCTGAAGATATAG
- a CDS encoding PucR family transcriptional regulator yields the protein MKLAELLKIPFLLESKVICGFQGLRRTVRSVNMMDAPDIIDFVKPDELLITTAYALKDRPEELVALIPELSAAGCVGLGIKKRFWAAIPEEAIAVANEVGFPLIELPLNVSLGDLINQAIDAILDKHTDTLRNALQSHRQFSSLILQGQGIPEIVRDLAGLLNSPAILLDQRMNLISASSHFLEQAYQDLLPHIRELASQLPHEDRSSVCCLGDAAPGTLNYIVAHPIMTYQPQGFLLTLQQSVELQQLPVMIMEQAANVIGFELLKKQAVKERSRRYKNDLFMDIVNGFITSEQELIHRGKRYGLSEKLPSLCIVIKQDDDLARRELSQPSSEEQQLSRREELYEVLKDAFQSRGHSFVLFNNKDQFVLILSLSGSRTAPVHAERMLREQLTEISDSLYHKENISVSFGVGNPIDRLMDIPVTYKEAVEAWETGHNSKKRRFVQFYHVKKLTDLLRMLPVEELKKYYNDTFKELNRLDEKERRELMRTLIAYHDNNCQIAETAKQLFVHRNTVVYRLEKCEQLTGRKIRNTSDNLRFKVAYLMEQLIDAD from the coding sequence ATGAAATTAGCGGAGCTCCTCAAAATTCCGTTTCTGCTAGAATCGAAGGTCATATGCGGGTTTCAGGGACTGAGGCGGACTGTCCGTTCCGTCAATATGATGGATGCGCCGGATATTATTGATTTTGTAAAACCCGACGAACTATTAATCACAACGGCTTATGCGTTAAAGGACCGCCCCGAGGAGCTTGTGGCGCTCATCCCCGAATTATCGGCGGCAGGCTGTGTCGGACTCGGTATTAAAAAGCGCTTCTGGGCCGCGATTCCCGAGGAGGCAATCGCCGTCGCCAATGAGGTCGGTTTCCCGCTTATCGAGCTGCCGCTCAACGTTTCGCTTGGCGATCTTATCAACCAGGCCATTGATGCAATTCTGGACAAGCATACCGATACACTGCGTAATGCGCTGCAAAGCCACCGTCAATTTTCCAGCCTGATTCTACAGGGACAGGGAATTCCGGAAATTGTACGCGATTTAGCGGGGCTGCTGAACAGCCCCGCTATCCTGCTGGATCAAAGGATGAATTTGATTTCGGCGTCTTCGCATTTCCTGGAGCAGGCTTATCAGGACTTGCTGCCGCATATCCGCGAGTTGGCAAGTCAGCTTCCGCATGAAGACCGCTCCTCCGTATGCTGCTTGGGGGATGCCGCCCCCGGCACGTTAAATTATATCGTTGCGCATCCAATTATGACGTACCAGCCCCAGGGCTTCCTGCTGACGCTTCAGCAATCGGTTGAGCTTCAACAGCTTCCGGTCATGATTATGGAACAGGCCGCCAACGTCATCGGCTTCGAGCTGCTCAAGAAGCAGGCGGTGAAAGAACGGTCCAGACGCTACAAGAATGATCTGTTTATGGATATCGTTAACGGGTTTATCACATCCGAGCAGGAATTGATTCACCGTGGCAAGCGTTACGGACTGTCCGAGAAATTACCCTCGCTATGCATTGTCATTAAGCAGGACGATGATCTGGCTAGAAGGGAGCTTTCCCAGCCTTCTTCCGAGGAGCAGCAATTGTCCAGGCGGGAAGAGCTTTACGAAGTGTTAAAGGATGCGTTTCAGTCGCGGGGCCATTCGTTTGTGCTGTTCAACAACAAGGATCAGTTCGTGCTCATTCTTTCGCTTTCCGGGAGCAGGACGGCTCCTGTGCATGCGGAACGGATGCTGCGGGAACAATTGACCGAAATCAGCGACAGTCTTTATCATAAGGAGAACATTTCCGTATCGTTCGGGGTCGGCAATCCGATTGACCGGCTAATGGATATTCCCGTTACCTACAAGGAGGCGGTAGAAGCTTGGGAGACTGGGCATAATAGCAAGAAGCGCCGCTTTGTCCAGTTCTATCATGTGAAGAAGCTGACCGACCTGCTGCGGATGCTGCCGGTTGAGGAACTGAAGAAATATTATAATGATACCTTTAAAGAACTGAACCGGCTGGATGAAAAAGAACGGCGGGAACTGATGCGGACGCTAATCGCATATCACGACAACAACTGCCAGATTGCCGAGACAGCCAAGCAATTGTTCGTGCATCGCAATACCGTCGTTTACCGGCTGGAGAAATGCGAGCAGCTCACCGGCCGCAAAATCAGAAACACCAGCGACAATCTGCGCTTCAAGGTCGCCTATCTGATGGAGCAGCTTATTGATGCGGATTGA
- a CDS encoding cation:dicarboxylate symporter family transporter, giving the protein MNKTAAKVRQPFYKGLFFQIMMSIVLGILVGYIWPTFGIALKPLGDGFIKLIKMIISPLVFVVVVLGIAKVGNIKTVGRIGGKALLYFEIVTTIALIIGMLVANVMNPGSGMHVNPDSLSTDAVTKVTKNSELPHGTEFFMNIIPDSVVSAFATNTMLQVLLVSCLFGFALVRVGGKTSEVIIDMLEHLSHVIFQIMGFIMKLTTIATFGAMAFTVSQYGMQTLIAFGKLFLAMTVACLLFLLVLEVIMRVFVGIGLWKAIMLVREEIVFSFATGSTEAVMPQIMSKLEKAGCDRSVVGLVVPTGYSFNLDGASIYLSLALVFLAQATGVELSIYEQITLLAVLLLTSKGMAGIPGSAFVALSATAASTGSIPIAAVALMLAPDRIMGNFRTTVNIIGYTVATFVVARWEGLLNKEQAVLAMQSKPHDSSGMPVTVPGND; this is encoded by the coding sequence ATGAACAAGACAGCAGCTAAGGTACGCCAGCCTTTTTATAAAGGCCTGTTTTTTCAAATCATGATGTCGATTGTGCTGGGTATCTTGGTTGGATATATTTGGCCGACATTCGGAATCGCATTGAAACCGCTCGGGGACGGGTTCATTAAACTCATCAAAATGATTATTTCCCCGCTTGTCTTTGTTGTCGTAGTGCTTGGCATTGCGAAGGTTGGCAATATTAAGACGGTTGGACGGATCGGCGGTAAGGCGCTGCTGTACTTTGAGATTGTAACGACAATCGCCCTGATTATCGGCATGCTTGTTGCGAATGTGATGAATCCAGGATCAGGGATGCATGTGAATCCTGATTCGCTGTCCACTGACGCAGTGACTAAGGTGACCAAGAACTCCGAGCTCCCTCACGGAACTGAATTCTTTATGAACATTATTCCAGACAGCGTTGTATCGGCGTTCGCCACGAACACGATGCTGCAAGTGCTGCTCGTATCCTGTCTCTTCGGTTTCGCTCTCGTACGCGTAGGGGGTAAGACCTCAGAGGTCATTATTGACATGCTGGAGCACCTTAGCCATGTCATTTTTCAAATCATGGGCTTCATAATGAAGCTGACGACAATTGCGACCTTTGGCGCGATGGCGTTCACGGTAAGCCAGTATGGGATGCAGACGCTGATTGCTTTCGGCAAGCTCTTCCTCGCCATGACGGTAGCCTGTCTGCTCTTCCTGCTCGTTCTGGAAGTGATTATGCGGGTGTTTGTCGGAATCGGTCTATGGAAAGCTATTATGCTTGTACGTGAGGAAATTGTATTTTCATTTGCAACCGGCTCGACCGAAGCCGTTATGCCGCAAATTATGAGCAAGCTGGAAAAAGCCGGCTGCGACCGCTCGGTTGTCGGACTCGTTGTTCCAACGGGCTACTCCTTCAACCTCGATGGCGCCTCCATCTACTTGTCGCTTGCGCTCGTCTTCCTGGCGCAAGCAACCGGCGTAGAACTCAGTATATATGAGCAAATCACGCTTCTCGCCGTACTGCTGCTGACTTCCAAGGGAATGGCCGGTATTCCGGGCTCGGCGTTCGTCGCCTTATCGGCTACTGCTGCAAGCACAGGTTCTATCCCCATCGCAGCCGTTGCGCTTATGCTTGCACCTGACCGCATTATGGGCAACTTCCGTACGACGGTCAACATTATCGGCTACACCGTAGCTACATTCGTGGTCGCCCGTTGGGAAGGTCTGCTCAACAAGGAGCAAGCTGTGCTTGCCATGCAGAGCAAACCGCATGATTCTTCCGGCATGCCGGTAACCGTCCCGGGAAATGATTAA